The DNA region ACCTGTTGCCTGATGTTTAATTCAAAGACATTACCAGTTGctataaaaaatgtcaatataCTTTCCATAGCCAACGAAATAATCAAAAcaataccaaaaattaatcCATAACTatctcttgatatttttttagcaacttCAGAACTGGCAATAGTAGCAATTGCATGATAAATAAcaccaaaaataatatataaaacatataaaaaccACAAATTGTAATTACTagaaatgacaaataatataattgattcAATCCACGTAAATAATGCAAGTATTATTTCACCAACTGAGCTCCAGTTTAACTTTAACAttccaacaaaaaatacaGCAATAGCACCAATTATTGAGTACAGTGCTTCAACAAGACCATTGTAAAGTTGTTGATCATTTTTAACAGCAGTTTGCCATAATGCTTGACTGTAAATTAATACCTGTACATAGCCACAATTAGCAGCTGCCCACCATAAAGACCACTTCAACACATGTCGATTTGTAAAtgcttttataaaatcattccACAACATTTGATatgcttttttaattttatcatatctATTTGTCAATGGAACATCTAATTTaggatgaaaatatattgattgttCAACATTTGGTAGTAATAATGCTGATATTGTTGCTGCAATTTGACctgaaacaaataataaatagtcttTACCttcatttgtaattaaaactagataaagaaaatttatttttcaatgataaataaataaaatacctccaaTAGTTAAGTAATTaagttgatgataattcaGTAGATTAAATGTAATCAATGTTTGTGATAAGGAACTTGATATAAAACGACCAAAAAGAAATGCTGATCGTGTGTAACTTGATACTTTTTGATAATGTTCTCGTTCAACTTTAGCATAAATATACGTGTAGTAAGCAATAtcagttgataaatataatccaaaaccaaattcaaataatttcattgttattaattgatttgtaaatgttaataataaatatattattataccaGATAATccacataatattattattggctTGTAACGTAAAAAATCAGTCAACAATAACATGACAATTGTGTTTATCAAATTACTATATGTAGCAAGTGGATAGACATCTTCAATTACCTAATTATttaagcaataataataaacaattaataaacaataatatacaattaaaataatatataatttttcaatacaaaCTTGTGtgcttgttaaatttttccaGCTTGTTAAATACTCGGTGATGAAAGCTTCACCTGGACGAAATTCTTTGAGAAAACCAAATGAacacaataacaatgatattttaatccaattcatatttttttttttaattattattgtttatttatttgttaaacaatatatttaaatatattttacaatgaaaggTGGATAGAATTAATAATACACTTTTTGTACAACAATAAAGCAAACTTTTTGTTTAGCTTGTCTCAACTTGagacattattttcattattatcattatttatttattattgttttcattttctataatttccaagaataaaaaaaaaaacactcatacaaaatttaaaaattgttgataaaatagatcATAAAGCTGGTAAagtagaattaaaaattaataaaaaaattaataataataatatttacaaatccACACACACACGTGTGTTAAAATAtttgccattttttattttttctacatatgctaaaagaataataatttgctTGCAAATTAATTGGTGATTAAgtgtcaaaaattatttatttattgaatattttttttttgtttgttaattattaaataatattttaacaagtgcatgtgtatttaaaatgattgagCTGATATACCTATAGGTTATGTTAATtgtaaacattattattaaactattgactagttgaaaaaataataataatattaatttataataattatttgttaataaataataattaaacaaaatgcaAATTTCAACTGATAATATGATTTATTCACCGTCAATGAACCTGGTGGACATTGTCGTTGATGAAATTGCACTTGAAGGTATGGATGGTATAACATTAGAGGCATTATGGTCAAGATTATCAATAAGACTTGATTGTAAATTACCATTGAGTGAATTTTTTATGGAacaaatatggaaaatatgtttatcagtaaaagatttaaaattttatgagcTACAAAATGAAAGAGATAAACTTGTAATATTTGATCGTTATAAATATGTTGATGAAGATTTAGGTACAATACAAGAACCAGATGATGTACcagatgatatttatttacattgtcCAATTGATGATGTTACAAATGGCCAAAAAGGTTCATGTATGGATTATGATAAacgtaaattaattgataatattaaaaacatacaattaaataatgcaTTAAATGATTatggtaataaattaataattgttgcatCACAAAATTTACGTGAAAATGCATTAATGGGTGATTGTGTTTGTCcaacaattgatttaaatataaaacaatattgttttttagaaAGAATTGGAAGATCACGTTATCATGGTGAAGTTACACAAGGTAAAAGAAGTCTAGTAATATTAGGTGAAGAaccaaaaacattattttatcatagaaaagtattaacaaaatataaattaataacaaaacaattacatcatcaaaaatcatcaacacATAGTACACCTGGTTCATTGCTACATTTAATACGTTTTTATGTTGAAAGAAAACCAAAAATGATATATCTTgctgaaaaaattgttgatatattaaaaaatagtaataattatatgattgATATGCAAGAATTAAAAACACAATTACAAATGCATAATTCAATAcgtaaattaatgaaaatgtcattttttcgaaaagttgttacaacaataaatgaacgatatagaaatatatatccaaATGCTAAAGAAATTGAATGGAAAAGAAAAGGTtgtgataaagaaaaatatatatatgcatttaaattaattgatcctaatgttgatattaatgatttatggTATGACAATGATACATATGAAGATGATGAATATTATGAACTTGATATATCATCACAGTGTATTAATCAGCCATTATTAACACAAGCAAATTTAGCTGTTGAATCAACAACTTGTAATGGTATTAGTCAaactgatttatcaaaaaaaatggGATTAACAAGACTTGTATCAAGAACAATGTTtagaaatttagaaaaaattggtCTTGTTGGTACgtatattgatgatattggtagacaaaaaacaactaaatatttatcacgtaaatatgaaaaaaatagtgaattaagtaaacaattattagttgaaagaaataaaatgttggaatataaaaaaatatcaatggcatttaataataatgatgatacaacaacagcaataattattgataatactcaaaatattgaagataataatgtaattgaaattgataatacaacaacaacagcaacaacaacatcaacaacaaatgaatcaaataatgtaaatttaataaaacgtcataatttatttttaaatgtaaataaaatattgaaaaaatataaattaaataattacatgaaaaattataaaataacatatgaaaatttaattgaaaaaaataataatgatgaattattaatgaaaaaaaatgataattttaatatttctattgaagaaaatatattattatcaaatataaatagtaattatagatattttaaaaaatttataaatgaaaaaaataatattaaaaaaagaacaatatcaactaaaaaaataacacgtaaaaatataatattagaaacattagaaaaatgtaaaataattgatacatttaaaatgttaaatgttattaatgataaaGAGCCAGGAACATCAACgagaattgataaaaaatcattatttcgTTTACTTGATGAAATGCAAcatgacaaattaattaaaaatataaagctaACATTaacatcaattgataatagtaaaataaaattaagattaTTAATATGTCATGTTAgtgttaatattaatgatcaattatttcaatcaataattgatgatgcacaattaaaatttactcaTCCAGTAACATGTAGTAAAAAACtacgtaataataaattatgtcgaccaaaattaacaattaaaaaaacaactaaaatacgtaaaaagttaaatgaaaaaattgcattaaagcaaaaaattattgagcCATCAAAAATAGCTACTGTTGCTACTGCTGCACCATCAAGCATGATACCAAATCCACGTGCTGGATATAAATATGGTAGAAAACCAAAATTTGCTCGTATGAAagtattacatttatttttatattatcgtATTTTTGAGCATAATAATATGagcacaaataaaaatataacacgtgaagaaaaattaaatatattatcacaatgtaatagtaaaataaatataacaaataacatGATTGATGAAATGccagaaatatataatacagaTGGTGATTGGAAAATGTTTATACCACCattatcatgtaaaaaaaattcaccaatTGGTTGGATATCAATGActgatataatttatcatatgcCATTATCAttgtgtttaaatatttataatatgcgTTATGTTATACCAGatcttgatgattattttaatcatccaatacgtaaaaattatttaataaaagatttaCCATTACCAATTAGAAGAGCACttatgattgataaaaaatatataacagcATTACATGAAACAATACAATTACTTTGTTTCATTGGTCTTGTACAATTTGGTCCacatcattataaaaaaaaagatgaagttGAAATATATGTTAATCGTAAAAGTCAATTAATGAATACAATTGAAACATcaccaaattattatcaaattgataaaaataaaaattatccaattgaaaattatacatttGATACAATGCAAATTGTTGAAGAATATTGGCATCGTATGCATTTTATATGTATCAATACACCACTTGGTAGTAGATTAAATGATGAAGGTAAAGAAATTGTAtttgaagaattaaataaaaaaaataatatgattgaATTACTTAAACcaattatatataaagatGCTGAAGTAAAAGATAATGGTATAATGCCTGGTGATAAACTTGGTGCATCTGGTATTGATTCAgcatttttttcacatttaaaaagaaattgggATATTGGTTttgttaatcaaaataataatttaacaaataatgatgatacatGCTATGAAAGAAAAcgttatttatcaaatattaaagttaaaccaattaaatttattgacttgagtggtattaaaaaaatatctggacCAACAAATTTAACTGCAAATGAACTAAAAgatgaaacaaaaaagaaaaacacaaataataataataataataaaaatgataaaataaatattaatattattgaagaaCAATTgaaagatgaatttttaaataatagtaataataatttaaataaagaaaaaagaaattgtacatatgttagaaaaatattaccacgtagaaataaaaaaaaacgacgtgttaaatatgatgatattgataatagtgcattacaaaaaatgaataaattacgTGTTGATTGGAGTAGTCGTgaagataatatattattagtaTGTAAAGTTGTTATGATGTTTTTATGTCCAAATCCAAGAagacaaataataacatttactCTTGTACGTGATGTTCTACGTTTATATTCAtctaaaaaatcacaaaataaaacatcacGTGCATGTCAAcgtagattattatttatgcttAAACAACCACGTACTGTACATAGTGTATCACTTGGTgttgaagaattaaaacaaaatcattttattacaaGTAAATATGGTGAtgttataacaaaaattaaaaaaattataaatattgatgaaagaGATGAAAAATGTgctgaaatatttaaagaacTTGTTGCATATGttgctaaaaaatattatgatatatcacataaaaaaattaaaaataatttacataatataaatacaatacaagaatttaatttactatatGAAATATGTGATTCatcacaaaaaatacaaaatatacgTAATCAACAATATGATATTAAAAGTTtacatgatatttatttatcaacattaaatTCAGTTATTTATAGTTCAATGAATTGTGAAAATCATACATCATGGGCATAtcaattatgtaaaatatataaacaatatccAGAATATTTATTACGTAATGCCATAACAAAAATAAGAACACAACAAATGAtatcagttaaaaaaacatatgaaacaattgttaaaaaacgTGGTAATTTTATGCCATTAAGTAgtaatcaatatcaatttagTATtgcatataattataaattttatatgaaactaccagattatatatttaatgatgtatttagcttttttaaaaatattattaattcatataaaacaatgacaaataataattctataaATGATggtgtattaattaattcatcaacaaatagTGGTATGGTTTTTAGTATTtatgaatcattattaaataatttaattaattttaatattaatataccaGATCATATTATAACACTTGATCCAAATTGTAGTGAATATGATGATGAAACATTTGCTAGAATATCTAAAAGATATCAAGATATATTAGCCAGTTTAGAACAGCTCAAATTTGAACGTAATACAAAtactaataatgataataatgatgctgATATTAtggaaattgaaaatgataatagtaataataatgaaaaagttaaaaatgataatgaaattgattcaaatacagataaacaaaaaacaaataaaaaatctgttAATACAAAAGCTTCATCTTGGACAGTTGCTCAtcttaaatcattattatttgatgaaactATAAATAgccaaattgataataatagtacagtaaataatgaaagaaaatatgataattttttaaatgataaaacaatggATATTGAATATTTACGTCTTCAAGATGGTActgttattgaaataacaaaagatgatgttaaaaatgaaaaatcattactacttgatgatgatatgtatgatatatttttaaatgcacgTGAAAAAGATGATTATAAAGAATGTTATAATGATCGTATGGCTATTGATAGACTAATGGCTATTGTTGATGAGCCAGAAACAATGGAAATTGAGACATCAAATCAACAGGTtgaagaaaatatacaaacaaatttatctGATAATCAAATTTCACAAAAACAAACAGAAACAATTGATATAAACAATGATGAtagcattaaaaataataatataaatattaataaaaatagtgaaataataaataataaaaataatgatacaaatgatgacaataaaaaaaaatatacaagaattgcattattaaaaatgagaGAAGAATTAACTGAtttaccaaataataattatgctcatgattattttcatgtaaatgcatttgatatttattataaattacctCAACTTGATAAtgaattgttgaataattctgaattaataattgataataaattaactagtAAGTTATTAatgtttgatgataataatgataaaataattacgtctgattttaatgataatatattatatccaACTGATCCAATTGacattgatgaaattaaaaatttaattattgataaatatgacattgatgaaaataatattaatgatataataaattttgttgaaaataaacatGAACAAGGTGCAACATTAAAACAgctaacaattaattattataaattaattggtaataaattgtataaaatattattatttttatgtaaaaaaaaattatttttacgtaCTGGTGTTACTGTAACAcgttatatacataaaaaatatactgatcCTTGGATTATTAAATCAGTTAGAATAAAACGTTTACAAAGAGAAAATTTACCACCAATTCCACAATCatcaatttatctattttcaaatagcaaattaaataaagatgaTCCAACAATAAATCAAGATAAAATGGAAATTGATAATGAACAATCAACATCATCTAAAAGTAATACATATAATAcagctgatgaaaaaaaaactatcatgAAAATTGGAGATGTTGAAAAAGCAGTACAAACATTAGATTCAAAGTAAGaaacacatttaaattaatttttttttaatcttagaTTTAATactcataaataatattaaaacatcaaaattataccagataatttttttgtttttttttgcatttcattattatcatgattataatatttaatataataatttattattttttttagcaccaCAGAAAATGTCAATGTTATTATAAGACCATGGATTAAAGTTGATggacaaattaataatagtgtatttgaaaaaatgctTGGATCTGTATTGTCATATTGTTCAATGAATCCTGGTGTTTATATGACTAAAGTACAAGATAAATTTTCACCAGCTTTACAATATTATCATACTAGAGAACTCATTGAGGTAcacaagttaattttttttcttcatttttttatacatttgaataattaatttatatataaattacgtTTTTCTTTCAGTTTttggttaaattaaattgtttaaaattgacaatattgAAGAAAGAAGCTTCGACATTATTTTCAAAGTCGGAATTTTCACGTCTCAGTAAGtatcattagaaaaaaaaaaaaaccataataataattaaaattaaatattaaattatatatagataatttcatttttgagTATTCTattttgtttatgtttattaattttttttgttttcagaaTATCCTTTGGAAAATGATGGTTCATCTGAATTTGAAGCTGATATTATAATTGATACAACAAtttgttcaataataaaattttcatcatttttacgtGAAAACAAGAGtcaattacaattataaataacaaatatatttaatttattttttaattttgtatattatttaaaattaattaataaattaaattgtgatAAGTCGATCAATCgaactttaaaataaacacatgattggaaatatattttcatcattaataactaacttaaaaatttgtcttttccattttttatttttttaattattatttgtcgatcaatttaatttaattattatttaatttaatattacgtTTCACGTGCTGGAGTGAAAAAAGCAACAGCAATATTTGTTACACTCTCATATGTACCAGATGCAAAACCAATGAGTccaattaaaagtattaatatattttttgatactttAAAAACAGTCAGTGTATTGTTACGTGAACAAATAACTAATTCAATAATTGGCGGAAATAAAAGGGCAAGTGCTGTACTACTGACTGCACCAACAAGTGTTATGAAAAGACCAAGTCTTGGTATGAGCTCGGCCAGTATgactgtaatttaaaataaacaatatacatattaataacaatttcaataaataccAACATTtctaaaacaacaacaacaacaaataactaaaattccagctgtaaaaaaaatattaacaactcaattaacaactttttataaaaaattaaatattctaaaattaaataaacaagttatttatttgctaattatttttttttcaaatttgaatattaaatttttaaatcaatttaaattcttggttttaaaaaaaaataaaacaataaattatcagttTAATTAACATagctgttatatatatttataaataaattaaaataacttacATGTGAGAAAACAAATTGCTGAACGGAAAAGTGTTTCCGCTAAAATTGGTGAATTGTATGGTCCGTAACGTTTACTATATGCTGGCCACATAATTGCAATTGGTACGTAAAATTGTAATGCATACGTGAGCATTATGCTAAGTGATATTCCAATCTTGATACACTGGGGTAatctgttgaataaaaaaaaaataatgaattgtaattttatataattttacttgttattttattttttttttttcattagttttttttattattattcaacaagtTAATTATGTCAAGGACAGAATAAATTACTTACATTCCATCACCAAGATTAAGTGTTACCGAGCCTTTGATATCATTACCATATTTAAGATATGCCAAAAAACCCATTAATGTAAACATTGTGCCAACAACAACCATACCAAGATTTAATACACCAAGTGGACTACCAAATTGTTTtggatttttcatttcattttttaatggtaatacctaaataatatattgttttaattaattatattttcgagggtgtttgtttatttaattgtttacttgttggtttaattttaaggatgtttaaaaaaatgttaaatgtcTTACCAATGTTATTGCTTCAAATGAGTAAATAACTGTTCCAAAAAACAAAGGTATTTGTTTCCATCCAGCAACGTAGTCTCTTTCTTGGATACTTGGTAAATCATCAGTCATCATGTAAACAGTTGCCATATAACCAGcaacaacaagaaaatttGCAATTGACGATACTGgagctaaatattttaaatttctaatccATGTACTCAATAATATTGGTATAAAAGCAATTGCCATATGATAATGTACATCTAAATGAAATCCATAATGATCTGCAACCTtttcattcgaaaaaaaaacaaagtaaattaatattttctttttaaaatttacatttctaaataatagctatatttttttttgtttaaaaatacctgtttaacatttgttgaaataaaaacaaaataaacacagCAAAATCCAAGCTGCGTTATACACAAAAATAGATTTaccatttttctaaattaaaaaaaaaaaataataatttaataaacaataataaatataatattaattttaaataattttacctcaTTAAAACTGAATATTTTCTTAATCTTGGTGGTCCAACTTCAAAACATAGCTCAACAACACCAGCATAaccaattgtattttttttaactgaatcACCAAGAATTTTACATACTTCATCATTGCATTGTAgctgaaaattataattaaaaattaattttaataatatatttatttataatagataATCCTTTGGCTTAAATTAATACCtggtttaatttattatttatattaattaataaatattagctttaaatgatcatttttaataagcaaattttaattttttatacttgtaaAGAGCCAAAGGATTAAACcccattaaaattaattttattatcaattaaatatcgaGCAAGGTGACTAAAACTttgtagtttattatttttgttattaattattattaattgtattaccgattaatacacaaaattaattgttcaTTGAACTCactttgaatgattttttaaatttttttctactatatatttttatgttttatttaaaattttttatattatttttttatattatatttttaagacaTGCAGCCAATTTAAATtccttcaaaaaaatattatatccatttaatattgttgttgaaattcAAGGATATTCGTTGAGAtcaatcatcattttcatatcCACTAAAATTGAGTTTCCtgtaaacatatatataacaaatttatccactattaattattaaaaataacaaacgaAAAACAACGACAACAAAAACACACAATTCATAATCaattattctaaatttaattattaaattttatccaaAGTTTTAGTCTTCCTCtgctcaatttataaattaaaaaaaaaataaataaatctctttaatcgataattattcttgttatttaaacaagaatatttttttttgttatctcgatgattattaataaaaatataaatgaaaatacatacAAGTACGTGTTGTGCATGTACACAAATAATTCCAAGAAATATTGTAAGTGGTGGTGCAAGAAATAATCCagcatttttaaatgcatcGCCCAATGCAAATATTCCAGAACCAACATTACCCTTGAACAAGTGCATCATTGTTTCGCagtaactattaaaaaaattatcaattaacattaaacaatataatttgataaataaatgagttcAATCATTCAAgataatcataaattatatctTGATTGTAATGTTTCGATTGAGCACAATAATAATGtcttatcaattattaaataaatattgaattaacatAATCTACTTACGATGTTGGATGATCTGTTGATATGCCATGTCCATCAGATGCATGTTGAACAGTGTCATTTCTTCTGTGTGATACTGTCAATATTGGATCATTCGATCTAAACACACCATAATTCTCTCCATTtcttgaacaaaaattaattaaataaactaacaagcacttattttttaaaatcaataaattatatcattaattatatttaacttaCACACTAATCTTTGATCCTTCAAacattgtttcatttttttttttaacatctttaTCACCACCTGGTGATGTTGGACTTGTATGTAATTCcatcttaaaataaataaatagtaaacttaaataattttttttttcatttattatttattcaagtgattaataatgattttgattaataatgacgagtaaattacaatataaaaaaataataataaacaaacaatatcaAGAACCGGAAATAACTtgtgaatgattttttttttttttttcaaactgaaggacataattgattataatgaTAACATATCCGCCCACaatattaatgtaaaattgtaatttaaataatttgacctgattattattactattgacaattgttattgttattattatttatttataatattaattaggTATTATGTATTTGTCTTAATTTATATAACCAcccttgaaataatatattacatttgtcttaattgaataaaagtgGAGCTACGATCGGGGGACAATTTTAACAACCGGATATAAGTATGACTTTGGCtgacacaaataaatataccaattaattatatatgatttttatttgtcactCAAATAAGACACGTTGATTAGACATTGatcatttgtaaaataaaaaaaaaaataatatgaaaaaacaagctataatattgaaaaaataaaaaaagtttaaaaatgatatttttaatttaaaaatagaaaattgatcatttataattttagtctATTTTTTTGGCTCATTAACAATCTTAAtatactgttattattattgttattatattttatcaaattgtgattagtaaaaaagcaaaatgtttcgaaaatttttttagtgatttgttttttatgcttttatttattatcgtcATTTTAATCCACGtggtgttattatttttatgaaatttatatataaaaaattaaagattaaaaataaaaaaagataagaatTTTTGTAGACTTGTATATACGAGATGATGAGGTTgttgtatcaataaattacTTGAGATCGCAACACATTAGCCACGTGTATAATTGTgaatatatctaaaaatatatttgaaatatttttttacgacaTCGtcacattgtaaaaaaaataaaaaataaataaaaatagaaatttcaattta from Aphidius gifuensis isolate YNYX2018 linkage group LG5, ASM1490517v1, whole genome shotgun sequence includes:
- the LOC122856797 gene encoding proton-coupled amino acid transporter-like protein CG1139 isoform X1 gives rise to the protein MKSCKRFSTVLILPRMTLDSISFSEISSVACRYLKMELHTSPTSPGGDKDVKKKNETMFEGSKISVNGENYGVFRSNDPILTVSHRRNDTVQHASDGHGISTDHPTSYCETMMHLFKGNVGSGIFALGDAFKNAGLFLAPPLTIFLGIICVHAQHVLLQCNDEVCKILGDSVKKNTIGYAGVVELCFEVGPPRLRKYSVLMRKMVNLFLCITQLGFCCVYFVFISTNVKQVADHYGFHLDVHYHMAIAFIPILLSTWIRNLKYLAPVSSIANFLVVAGYMATVYMMTDDLPSIQERDYVAGWKQIPLFFGTVIYSFEAITLVLPLKNEMKNPKQFGSPLGVLNLGMVVVGTMFTLMGFLAYLKYGNDIKGSVTLNLGDGILPQCIKIGISLSIMLTYALQFYVPIAIMWPAYSKRYGPYNSPILAETLFRSAICFLTFILAELIPRLGLFITLVGAVSSTALALLFPPIIELVICSRNNTLTVFKVSKNILILLIGLIGFASGTYESVTNIAVAFFTPARET
- the LOC122856797 gene encoding proton-coupled amino acid transporter-like protein CG1139 isoform X2, producing MQMELHTSPTSPGGDKDVKKKNETMFEGSKISVNGENYGVFRSNDPILTVSHRRNDTVQHASDGHGISTDHPTSYCETMMHLFKGNVGSGIFALGDAFKNAGLFLAPPLTIFLGIICVHAQHVLLQCNDEVCKILGDSVKKNTIGYAGVVELCFEVGPPRLRKYSVLMRKMVNLFLCITQLGFCCVYFVFISTNVKQVADHYGFHLDVHYHMAIAFIPILLSTWIRNLKYLAPVSSIANFLVVAGYMATVYMMTDDLPSIQERDYVAGWKQIPLFFGTVIYSFEAITLVLPLKNEMKNPKQFGSPLGVLNLGMVVVGTMFTLMGFLAYLKYGNDIKGSVTLNLGDGILPQCIKIGISLSIMLTYALQFYVPIAIMWPAYSKRYGPYNSPILAETLFRSAICFLTFILAELIPRLGLFITLVGAVSSTALALLFPPIIELVICSRNNTLTVFKVSKNILILLIGLIGFASGTYESVTNIAVAFFTPARET
- the LOC122856797 gene encoding proton-coupled amino acid transporter-like protein CG1139 isoform X3, encoding MELHTSPTSPGGDKDVKKKNETMFEGSKISVNGENYGVFRSNDPILTVSHRRNDTVQHASDGHGISTDHPTSYCETMMHLFKGNVGSGIFALGDAFKNAGLFLAPPLTIFLGIICVHAQHVLLQCNDEVCKILGDSVKKNTIGYAGVVELCFEVGPPRLRKYSVLMRKMVNLFLCITQLGFCCVYFVFISTNVKQVADHYGFHLDVHYHMAIAFIPILLSTWIRNLKYLAPVSSIANFLVVAGYMATVYMMTDDLPSIQERDYVAGWKQIPLFFGTVIYSFEAITLVLPLKNEMKNPKQFGSPLGVLNLGMVVVGTMFTLMGFLAYLKYGNDIKGSVTLNLGDGILPQCIKIGISLSIMLTYALQFYVPIAIMWPAYSKRYGPYNSPILAETLFRSAICFLTFILAELIPRLGLFITLVGAVSSTALALLFPPIIELVICSRNNTLTVFKVSKNILILLIGLIGFASGTYESVTNIAVAFFTPARET